ACGCGGGGCCGGACGAGGAAGGGTTCGTGGTGAGGCTGAAGGTGCCTGTATGACCGAGACGGAAGGGGAGAAGAAGCCCGCACGGGTGGTGGTCGCCGACGACCAGACCGTGGTCCGGGAGGGCATCGTGATGCTGCTCGGACTGCTGCCCGGAGTGGAGGTCGTGGGCGCCGCGGGAGACGGCGAGGAAGCGGTGCAACTGGTGGGGGAACTGGCCCCGGACGTCGTCCTGATGGATCTGCGGATGCCTCGCTGCGACGGCGTGGAAGCGACCCGGCGGATCCGGGCGCAGTATCCGGCGACCCAGGTCGTGGTGCTCACCACGTACGCGGACGACGAGTCGCTGTTCCCCGCACTGCGCGCCGGCGCCCGGGGGTATCTGACCAAGGACGCCGGCGGTGACGAGATCGTGCGTGCCGTGGAGAGCGTGCTGTCGGGGGATGCGGGCCTGTCGCCGAGCGTCCAACGCCGGTTGCTGGAGCGGCTGTCCCAGCCCGAGTCCAGCCCGTCGGTGACCACCGAGGCGCCGCCCGACGGACTGACCGCGCGGGAGACCGAGGTTCTGCGGCTGATCGCAGAAGGGCTCAGCAATCAGGAGATCGCCCGCCGGCTTCATGTCTCGACCGCGACCGTGAAGACACACATCAACAACCTCTTCGCCAAGACGGGCCTCAAGGACCGGGCGCAGGCGGTGCGTTACGCGTACAGCAAGGGGCTGGTGCGGCCGGCCACGGAGTGAGTCACCTGATGGGGTGAAGCGCCGAGGGAAGAAGAGTCAGGGATCTTCCCGATCTGTCCATCCTTGGGCATGCAGTCAAGCAACGGCCGTGACCGTGGAGCCGGGGACGGTTCCGAGCGTTCTGCCGAGAACCAGCAAGACCACGGCGCACCCTCCCGCGACGTGACGTACGAGGACCCCTGGTACGACGCGCTGGCCTCCGGCTGGAGCGAAGTGGACGGTACCGGAGCGCTGGCGCCGGCGGTGCCGCCCGCTCGCAGGGAGCGGAGCGAAGCGTCGGTTCGCACCCGCGACGTGTACGTCGAGGTGCAGCGCAGCCCGGCCTTCCAGGAAGTGCGCGCCACGTACCGGCGGTTCGTGGTGCCGGGAGTCGCCGCCTTCCTCG
The genomic region above belongs to Streptomyces sp. CG1 and contains:
- a CDS encoding response regulator: MTETEGEKKPARVVVADDQTVVREGIVMLLGLLPGVEVVGAAGDGEEAVQLVGELAPDVVLMDLRMPRCDGVEATRRIRAQYPATQVVVLTTYADDESLFPALRAGARGYLTKDAGGDEIVRAVESVLSGDAGLSPSVQRRLLERLSQPESSPSVTTEAPPDGLTARETEVLRLIAEGLSNQEIARRLHVSTATVKTHINNLFAKTGLKDRAQAVRYAYSKGLVRPATE
- a CDS encoding DUF485 domain-containing protein: MQSSNGRDRGAGDGSERSAENQQDHGAPSRDVTYEDPWYDALASGWSEVDGTGALAPAVPPARRERSEASVRTRDVYVEVQRSPAFQEVRATYRRFVVPGVAAFLAWYMGYLVTATTAPGLMARSVTGAVNVGMLAGLGQFLTTFLLAWAYARHARLRRDRAALELRWDTQELTRGMRGDAS